A DNA window from Paraflavitalea devenefica contains the following coding sequences:
- the nuoI gene encoding NADH-quinone oxidoreductase subunit NuoI, giving the protein MFSHLRTMWLVFLHLFRKKATIQYPEEKVPLPARYRGRIVLTKDPDGGERCVGCYLCAVACPVDCIALQATEDENGRRYPEFFRINFSRCIFCGYCEDACPTYAIQLTPDFEMAEYNRQNLVFEKEDLLINSQGKYPGYNFYKVAGMDAGVKEKGKGENEEAPVDIHSLLP; this is encoded by the coding sequence ATGTTCAGTCATCTGCGTACCATGTGGTTGGTTTTCTTACACCTTTTTCGTAAAAAGGCCACCATTCAATACCCGGAAGAAAAAGTGCCACTGCCAGCTCGCTACCGGGGACGTATTGTGCTCACCAAAGATCCGGATGGCGGAGAACGTTGTGTAGGCTGCTATCTGTGTGCCGTGGCCTGCCCGGTAGATTGTATTGCCCTGCAGGCTACGGAAGATGAAAATGGACGGCGATACCCTGAATTCTTCCGCATCAATTTCTCCCGGTGCATCTTTTGCGGTTACTGTGAGGATGCCTGCCCTACCTATGCTATTCAACTGACCCCTGATTTTGAGATGGCAGAATACAACCGGCAGAACCTGGTGTTTGAAAAAGAAGACCTGCTCATTAACAGCCAGGGAAAATATCCGGGATATAATTTTTATAAAGTAGCAGGTATGGATGCAGGGGTGAAGGAAAAAGGGAAAGGTGAAAATGAAGAAGCCCCGGTGGATATACATAGCTTATTGCCGTAA
- the nuoH gene encoding NADH-quinone oxidoreductase subunit NuoH, translated as MKILPKGGSLSRQPLAGDGYFKASGFAVRCLKRIIMTVMQHIWIVLGVLFVLLNIAAGLIWVERRLLGLWQDRLGPNRAGPLGLFIVLADTLKLFFKEDWIPPFADKWVFVMAPAIVVGSVLLSFVIIPFAPGIVVSDLNIGLLFFLAMSSLGVYSIVLGGWASNNKYSLLGALRGASQMIAYEVFMGLSLMGVVMLTGSFNLGAIVAAQQDMWFIVTQPLGFIIFFIAGVAETHRLPFDIPEAESELIAGYHAEYSGMKFGMFFIGEYLGITLISAMTVTLFFGGWLGLAFLPPLVWFTLKTFFFIGVFVLLRASLPRPRYDQLIAYGWKVLLPLVLLNLLVTGAIALWMKGA; from the coding sequence ATTAAAATACTACCGAAGGGTGGGTCGCTCAGTCGCCAGCCTCTGGCTGGTGACGGCTATTTCAAAGCCTCCGGCTTTGCTGTAAGGTGTCTTAAAAGAATCATCATGACCGTGATGCAACACATATGGATCGTATTGGGCGTATTGTTCGTACTGCTCAACATCGCCGCCGGGCTGATATGGGTGGAGCGCCGGCTGCTGGGACTATGGCAGGACAGGCTGGGACCTAACCGTGCAGGGCCCCTGGGGCTTTTTATTGTGCTGGCCGATACGTTGAAACTATTTTTCAAGGAAGACTGGATACCGCCTTTTGCAGATAAATGGGTATTTGTTATGGCGCCGGCCATTGTGGTAGGCAGTGTACTCTTGAGCTTTGTCATCATTCCTTTTGCGCCCGGCATTGTAGTCAGCGATCTGAACATTGGATTGCTCTTCTTCCTGGCCATGTCCTCATTAGGTGTGTACAGCATTGTGCTGGGTGGCTGGGCGTCCAACAATAAATATTCCCTGCTGGGAGCCTTGCGCGGTGCCTCGCAAATGATCGCCTATGAAGTATTCATGGGTTTGTCACTGATGGGCGTGGTGATGCTCACCGGTTCTTTCAACCTTGGGGCCATTGTAGCAGCACAGCAGGATATGTGGTTTATTGTTACCCAGCCGCTGGGCTTTATCATCTTCTTCATTGCCGGCGTAGCAGAAACGCATCGCCTGCCTTTTGATATTCCGGAAGCGGAAAGTGAGCTCATTGCAGGCTACCATGCAGAATACTCAGGTATGAAATTCGGGATGTTCTTTATTGGTGAATACCTGGGTATCACACTCATCTCGGCTATGACGGTAACCCTGTTTTTCGGAGGATGGCTGGGACTTGCGTTCCTGCCACCGCTGGTATGGTTTACGCTGAAGACCTTCTTTTTCATAGGCGTGTTCGTGTTGCTGCGGGCTTCACTGCCCCGTCCGCGGTATGATCAGTTAATAGCGTATGGCTGGAAAGTGTTGTTGCCGTTGGTGCTGCTTAACCTACTGGTAACCGGGGCTATTGCGCTGTGGATGAAAGGGGCATAA
- the nuoG gene encoding NADH-quinone oxidoreductase subunit NuoG: protein MKNIYTKSDVLTPITSNDMPTIYIHNKPYEVKAGKNLLEAALSLGFDLPYFCWHPALGSVGACRQCAVKLFKDEQDTHGRLVMSCMETVKEGMRLSIEDQTAKAFRKQVIEWLMTNHPHDCPVCDEGGSCHLQDMTVMTGHDYRRYEFKKRTYRNQYLGPLIHHEMNRCIQCYRCVRFYHDYAGGNDLNVFAAHHHVYFGREKEGILESPFSGNLAEVCPTGVFTDKTLKEHYTRKWDLTTAPSVCQHCSLGCNTIVGERYGKLRSVVNRFNSEVNGYFLCDKGRYGYEFVNSENRITQPIIRNRAVEAVDETTLMAHLRNTIAHHKLIGIGSPRASVESNFSLMQLVGKDNFYQGVAEDEAFLQKKVVDILQSGAVRSASLKDIDQADAVLILGEDVWNTAPIMALAVRQAVMKTAAAEAAQQIAIPAWNDAAVKEKVQENKGFLANCTILPSPLDEIAATTQRCAPDDIARLGFAIAHLLNPSLPSVPGISEETAQKAKDIAAALQQARQPVIISGTSSCNEALLRAAFNIAAALHTGERKAALSYVLPECNSMGLAMMQAPSFERAAGRVKREQDITAIILENDIYRHIPAHKADTFLSHCKYIIALDSLNNLTTQKAHTLIPAATFAEGDGTLVNNEGRAQRFCQVFVPTNNLVRESWKWLWQMKALQSESGNGQEHHPDELLAKLETAMPQFAGIAQVAPPHDFRIHGEAIPREPHRYSGRTAMLANLAVSEPKPLQDDDSPLTFTMEGYQGMPPSPLIPFFWAPGWNSVQSVNKYQQETGGALRGGDPGIRLFEQKGIAPVFFREIPEVFIALQQKWLLLPRYQLFGSSELSGYTRALRELSADPYISLSKQDAAQLGAVDGAPVSIKADGTLLTLPLKIDEALCNGIVLAPAGLPGVATMSWGTRVNIEVLKFEKVL from the coding sequence TTGAAAAACATATACACGAAAAGCGATGTCCTTACGCCAATCACCAGTAACGATATGCCCACCATTTATATACATAACAAACCATATGAAGTAAAAGCCGGTAAAAACCTGCTGGAGGCCGCTTTGAGCCTGGGCTTCGACCTGCCTTACTTCTGCTGGCATCCTGCCCTGGGAAGTGTAGGCGCCTGCAGGCAGTGTGCGGTTAAATTGTTCAAAGACGAACAGGACACCCATGGCCGCCTGGTGATGAGCTGCATGGAAACAGTGAAAGAAGGCATGCGCCTGTCTATTGAAGACCAAACGGCCAAAGCTTTCCGGAAGCAGGTCATTGAATGGCTCATGACCAACCACCCGCACGATTGCCCGGTATGCGACGAAGGAGGTAGCTGTCACCTGCAGGATATGACCGTGATGACAGGGCATGATTACCGGCGTTACGAGTTCAAAAAGCGTACTTACCGCAATCAATACCTCGGGCCGCTCATTCATCATGAAATGAACCGTTGCATACAATGCTACCGTTGTGTGCGGTTCTACCACGATTATGCCGGTGGCAACGACCTGAACGTATTTGCAGCACACCACCATGTTTACTTTGGGAGGGAAAAAGAGGGGATTTTGGAAAGTCCGTTCAGTGGTAACCTGGCAGAAGTTTGCCCCACCGGTGTATTCACCGATAAGACATTGAAGGAGCACTATACCCGTAAGTGGGACCTTACTACCGCTCCTTCTGTTTGCCAGCACTGCAGCCTGGGATGTAATACCATCGTTGGCGAGCGGTATGGAAAGCTGCGCAGTGTGGTGAATCGCTTTAACAGCGAAGTAAATGGCTATTTCTTATGCGATAAAGGCCGGTATGGATATGAATTTGTCAATAGTGAGAACCGCATCACACAACCCATCATTCGTAACCGCGCTGTGGAAGCGGTAGATGAAACAACCTTAATGGCGCACCTGAGAAATACAATCGCCCATCATAAACTCATTGGCATCGGTTCGCCGCGCGCTTCGGTGGAAAGTAACTTTTCCCTGATGCAACTGGTGGGCAAGGATAACTTCTACCAGGGAGTGGCAGAAGATGAAGCATTCCTTCAGAAAAAAGTAGTGGATATATTACAATCGGGTGCTGTGCGCAGCGCCTCGTTGAAAGACATTGATCAGGCAGATGCCGTATTGATATTGGGAGAAGACGTTTGGAATACAGCGCCCATCATGGCGCTGGCTGTTCGCCAGGCGGTGATGAAAACTGCTGCCGCGGAGGCAGCACAACAAATAGCAATACCTGCCTGGAATGATGCGGCCGTAAAGGAAAAAGTGCAGGAGAACAAAGGTTTCCTGGCCAACTGTACCATCCTTCCCTCTCCACTGGATGAAATAGCCGCCACTACACAACGGTGTGCGCCGGATGATATAGCCAGGCTGGGCTTTGCCATTGCTCACCTGCTTAATCCATCCCTGCCTTCCGTGCCTGGTATAAGCGAAGAAACAGCACAAAAAGCAAAAGACATTGCTGCCGCCTTGCAACAAGCCCGGCAGCCGGTTATTATCAGCGGTACTTCCAGTTGTAATGAGGCACTGCTGCGTGCAGCCTTTAACATTGCAGCGGCACTCCATACAGGAGAAAGAAAGGCCGCTCTTTCTTATGTATTGCCGGAATGCAATAGCATGGGATTGGCCATGATGCAGGCGCCCTCCTTTGAACGTGCCGCCGGAAGAGTGAAACGGGAACAGGATATCACAGCCATCATCCTGGAAAATGATATCTATCGCCATATACCGGCTCATAAAGCAGATACATTCCTCAGTCACTGCAAATACATCATTGCATTGGATTCGCTGAATAACCTTACCACACAGAAAGCGCATACCCTCATACCGGCGGCTACTTTTGCTGAAGGAGATGGGACCCTGGTAAACAATGAAGGTCGGGCCCAACGTTTTTGCCAGGTATTTGTGCCCACCAATAACCTGGTCAGGGAAAGCTGGAAGTGGTTGTGGCAAATGAAAGCATTGCAATCGGAAAGCGGGAACGGACAGGAGCATCATCCTGATGAATTGCTGGCAAAACTGGAAACGGCTATGCCGCAGTTTGCAGGCATTGCGCAGGTGGCGCCGCCGCATGATTTCCGGATACATGGAGAAGCTATTCCCCGTGAGCCACACCGTTACAGTGGCCGTACGGCCATGCTGGCCAACCTGGCGGTGAGTGAACCCAAACCCTTGCAGGATGACGATTCGCCGCTCACATTTACCATGGAAGGATACCAGGGAATGCCTCCTTCACCCCTCATCCCGTTCTTCTGGGCGCCCGGCTGGAACTCTGTACAATCGGTCAACAAATACCAGCAGGAAACGGGCGGCGCTTTACGGGGCGGAGATCCCGGCATCCGGTTATTTGAGCAAAAAGGAATAGCACCTGTTTTCTTCAGGGAGATACCGGAAGTGTTTATTGCCCTGCAGCAAAAATGGCTGTTGCTGCCACGGTACCAGCTTTTCGGCTCCAGTGAATTAAGTGGTTACACCAGGGCGCTCCGGGAGCTGTCCGCCGATCCCTATATCAGCTTGTCGAAACAGGATGCAGCACAATTAGGAGCGGTAGACGGCGCTCCTGTTTCAATAAAAGCAGATGGCACCCTCCTTACCCTTCCGCTAAAGATAGACGAAGCCTTATGTAATGGCATTGTGTTGGCGCCGGCAGGCTTGCCTGGAGTGGCGACAATGAGTTGGGGCACCCGGGTTAATATAGAGGTTCTAAAATTTGAAAAAGTTCTTTAA
- the nuoF gene encoding NADH-quinone oxidoreductase subunit NuoF → MERPLTQHIDPNGSPLSLAAYEQVGGYAAVRKALKGMTPQEVQKLVQDSNLKGRGGAGFNTGMKWSFVPMGNGVPQVRYLIANADEMEPGTFKDRVLLEGNPHQLIEGMILAGYAIQANISYVFLRWAYRKAAQVIRKSIDEAYAAGYLGKNILGSGYNLDMHLHTGVGRYMCGEETALLNALEGKRATPRAKPPFPQVSGLFGKPTIVNNVETFCCVPHIVNNGADWFKGLSHSEDGGTKLYGVSGKVKRPGCWELPMGVTMRELIEEHAGGMQDGVQLKGVLPGGASTDFLTAEHLDIKMDFASVAAAGSRLGTGTMIVMDDATCPVGFVHNLQHFFAQESCGWCTPCREGLPWVEKILLSLEKGEGSEADMELLHMHAQFLGPGHTFCALAPGAMEPLQSALKYFREDFEKHIHEKRCPYANHQ, encoded by the coding sequence ATGGAGCGTCCGTTAACGCAACATATTGATCCCAATGGTTCCCCGCTTAGCCTGGCAGCATATGAGCAGGTAGGTGGTTATGCCGCTGTACGCAAAGCCCTGAAAGGGATGACACCGCAGGAAGTACAGAAACTGGTACAGGATAGTAACCTGAAAGGCCGGGGTGGCGCCGGTTTCAACACAGGCATGAAATGGAGTTTTGTTCCCATGGGAAATGGCGTACCTCAGGTTAGATACCTTATTGCCAATGCCGATGAAATGGAGCCGGGCACCTTTAAGGACCGCGTGTTACTGGAAGGCAACCCACATCAGCTTATTGAAGGAATGATCCTGGCAGGCTATGCTATACAGGCCAATATTTCCTACGTCTTTTTGCGGTGGGCTTACCGGAAGGCGGCACAAGTCATCCGTAAAAGCATTGATGAAGCCTATGCAGCAGGTTACCTCGGAAAGAATATACTCGGTAGCGGCTATAATTTGGACATGCATTTGCATACCGGCGTTGGCCGTTACATGTGCGGGGAAGAAACCGCATTATTAAATGCACTGGAAGGTAAACGGGCCACACCAAGGGCCAAGCCACCTTTTCCGCAAGTGAGTGGATTATTTGGTAAGCCTACCATCGTAAACAATGTAGAAACCTTTTGTTGTGTGCCACACATTGTGAACAACGGGGCCGACTGGTTTAAAGGTTTAAGTCATAGTGAAGATGGAGGTACCAAACTCTATGGCGTTAGCGGAAAAGTAAAACGCCCCGGGTGCTGGGAACTACCCATGGGTGTTACCATGCGGGAGCTCATCGAGGAGCATGCCGGTGGCATGCAGGATGGGGTACAGCTAAAAGGAGTGCTGCCAGGCGGCGCTTCTACCGATTTCTTAACGGCAGAGCACCTCGATATCAAAATGGATTTTGCATCTGTGGCAGCAGCGGGCAGCCGCCTGGGTACCGGTACCATGATCGTGATGGATGATGCTACCTGCCCGGTTGGGTTTGTTCACAACCTGCAACACTTTTTTGCACAGGAAAGCTGCGGCTGGTGCACGCCTTGCCGGGAGGGACTTCCCTGGGTAGAAAAAATATTACTCTCTCTTGAAAAGGGGGAGGGAAGTGAAGCAGATATGGAGTTGCTGCACATGCACGCACAGTTTCTTGGGCCGGGGCACACCTTTTGTGCATTAGCGCCCGGAGCTATGGAGCCTTTGCAGAGCGCCCTGAAATACTTCAGGGAGGATTTTGAAAAACATATACACGAAAAGCGATGTCCTTACGCCAATCACCAGTAA